One window of Manihot esculenta cultivar AM560-2 chromosome 17, M.esculenta_v8, whole genome shotgun sequence genomic DNA carries:
- the LOC122722220 gene encoding exopolygalacturonase-like, protein MVSGGGAFDGQGEIAWQRNSCGGGCKKALPVNLRFDFVTNSIVEDVTSIDSKQFHINLLGSKNLTFQRFSVKASGHSPNTDGIHIGRSEEINIIDSNTMTGDDCISIGRGSRQVRITNVRCGHGHGISIGSLGKYEKEEPVSGIYVKNCTIYDTDNGVRIKTWPALHGGSVSNIQFEDIVMQNVSNPIIIDQMYCPHNECNRKMPSKVKISDVIFKNIRGSSKTPTAVQLTCSSSVPCKNVELSNVNLQYTGSKGPAKSICTNVKPKIIGNLIPRGC, encoded by the exons ATGGTATCCGGTGGTGGGGCCTTCGACGGACAAGGAGAAATTGCTTGGCAGCGGAATAGCTGTGGCGGCGGATGCAAGAAAGCACTTCCAGTT AACCTAAGGTTTGACTTCGTCACCAACAGCATAGTCGAGGACGTGACATCCATAGATAGCAAGCAGTTCCACATCAATCTCCTCGGCAGCAAAAACCTTACCTTCCAGCGATTTTCGGTGAAAGCGTCGGGGCATAGTCCCAACACGGATGGAATTCACATTGGACggtcggaggagatcaacaTTATTGATTCAAACACTATGACCGGTGATGATTGCATCTCCATTGGCCGGGGGAGCAGGCAAGTACGAATCACAAATGTAAGGTGCGGACACGGGCATGGCATTAGTATTGGAAGTTTAGGAAAGTACGAGAAGGAAGAACCTGTGTCTGGAATTTATGTGAAGAATTGCACAATATACGACACCGACAATGGCGTGAGAATTAAGACTTGGCCCGCATTGCATGGTGGCAGTGTGTCGAATATCCAGTTCGAGGATATCGTCATGCAAAATGTCAGCAATCCCatcattatagatcaaatgtacTGCCCGCATAACGAATGCAATCGCAAG ATGCCatcaaaagttaaaataagCGACGTCATCTTCAAGAATATTCGAGGATCGTCAAAAACGCCCACAGCCGTTCAATTGACATGCAGCAGCAGCGTACCATGCAAGAACGTTGAACTTTCTAACGTTAACCTCCAGTACACCGGATCTAAGGGTCCTGCAAAATCtatttgtacaaatgttaagCCTAAGATTATAGGAAATTTGATTCCGAGAGGATGTTAA